Sequence from the Brevundimonas sp. SGAir0440 genome:
AGGTGAAGCCGGCCGGCGCCAGCAGCACGTTCAGCAGGAACTCCCGCACCGTTCGCCCGCGCGAAATCCGGGCAATGAACATCCCCACGAACGGCGACCAGGCGATCCACCAGGCCCAGTAGAACAGGGTCCAGTCCGCCATCCAGGCGCGCGGCTCATAGGCGTAGAGGGTGAAGGTCCGCTCGACGAAATGGCTGAGATAGAAGCCGAAGTTCTGGACCAGCGCCTTGAACAGGAAGCCGGTCGGCCCGACCACCAGCACGAACAGCATCAACAGCACCGCCAGAATCAGGTTCAGCTCGGACAGCCGGCGCACCCCCTTGCCGACCCCGCTCATGACCGAGGCGGTCGCCGCCGCCATGACCACGACGATCAGCCCGACCTGAACCCAGGCGGTGTTGGGAACGCCCAGCAGATAGGTCAGGCCGCTGTTCATCTGCGACACGCCGAAACCCAGAGACGTGGCGATGCCAAAGGCCGTGCCCCAGATGGCGAAGATGTCGACCGCATCGCCGATCGGCCCGTTGACGCGCCTGCCCAGCAAGGGCGACAGCCCCGACCTCAGCGTCAGCGGCAGACCCTTGCGGTGGGCGAAGAAGGCCAGGCTGAGGCCCACCAGCGCATAGATCGACCAGGCGTGCGCCCCATAGTGGAAGAAGGTGATGCCCATGGCCTGACGCGCGGCGTCGAAGGTGCGGCCGGCGCCCTCGGGCGGATTGATATAGTGCTGGATCGGCTCGGCGACGCCGAAATACATCAGGCCGATCCCCATGCCGGCGGCGAACAGCATGGCCAGCCAGGACAGATAGGGAAAGTCCGGCTCGGCGTCGTCAGGGCCCAGCTTCAGTGCGCCCGTGGGGCCGATCGCCAGCACCAGCACCAGCCCCACGAAGGCGGCGACCGAGGCGATATAGAGCCAGCCGAAGGTGTCGATCACCCAGGCCTGAACGCTCTGGAACAGGCGGTCGGATTCTCCCGGCGCGACGATGGCGACAAGGAGCAGCAGCGCGATGATGGCGCTCGCGCCCCAGAACACGCGGGGGTTCATCTTCGTGGTCAGCATCGGGTCAAAGCGTATGGCGAAGCTGACAGTTCCCAGCTTGGCCACAACCGCGCCGTCTCGATGAAGAAGATGTAACTTTGCGATTCAAAGTAACGTCGATAGTCAGGCTTATCGACGGGCGCAAACAGACGTCCGCGCACTCTTTCAGGATCGCCGGGGTATGACCTCTTCCAAACTCGTTCTCATGCTGGGTGCGGCCGCCGTCGCCCTGCCCGGCGCCGCTCTGGCCCAGAACCAGACGCCGTCTCAAACCCCGCCGCCGGCGACGACGAGCCAGCCGGCCGCCCAGACCCCGGCGACGACGGCCCAGACGCCCGCGCCGCGCACTCAGACGGCCGAACCGGCCCAGCAACAGCAGCCCGCCAGCGTCGGCGACGTGGTCGTCAACGCCCGCGCCAATGACGTGCGCACCTCGATCGACTCGGTCAGCTACAGCCTGGCCAACGACCTTCAGGCGACGACGGGCAGTCTGGCCGACGCGCTGCGCAACGTGCCGTCGGTGGACGTGGACCCGGAGGGCAATGTGTCGCTTCGCGGCGACGCCAATGTCACCATCCTGGTGGACGGCCGCCCGTCAGGCATCCTGACCGGCCCCGGTCGCGGCCAGGCCCTGATCCAGCTGCCGGCCAGCCAGTATGCCCGCATCGAAGTCATGACCAATCCATCCGCCGCCTATAGCCCCGAGGGTTCGGGCGGGGTCATCAACCTGATCACCAAGCCCACGGCGCCCAAGCCGGGCACCCAGACGACCGGCTCGCTGCGCGTCAACGTCGGCGACAACGGCCGCTGGAACGCGGGCCTCAGCGGCTCGTACCAGAAGGATCGCCTGACCCTGTCGGGCGACGCCAGCTATCGCTCCGATCCGACCGAACTGACCTTCAACCGCGTCCGTGAACAGCTGGATCCGGTCACCGGCGCGGTGGTGTCGACCACGACCGTCGAACAGCCGGTCGAGTCCGAGCAGAACGGCGCCTTCGCCCGCTTCACCGCCGAATACAAGCTGGACGACAAGACCCAGCTGACCGGCGAACTGCGCGGCGTGGCCTTCGACGGCACAGGGTCGGGCGACGGCCTTTATGAAACCCGCAACGCCGCCGGCGCGGTGACCAGCGCCTATCGCCGGGTCGGCGATTCCGACTTCAACTTCAACAACTGGGGCGCCACGGCGCGCGTGCTGCGTCGCTTCGACGGCGACGGTCATGAATGGTCCAACGAGCTGCGCTACGATTCCAACGCCAACGACACCACCAGTCAGACCCTGACCACCTTCCTGACCCCGGCGGGCGCGGCTCTGTATGAGCGGACAAACACGGAAGTCGATCAGGTCACCTGGGGCTTCACCAGCGCCTATACCCGCCCGATGTCCGACGGCGGCAAGCTGCGCCTGGGCTATGAGCTGAACGCCCAGCGGCCCGAGCAGGACGCCGAGTTCCTGCGCGGTCCCTCGCAGGCGGCCTTGGCGCCGGTGCCGGCCCTGAACAACCGTTTCGAAGCGACCCAGACGGTGCATGCCCTCTACACCACTTACGAGCGGCCACTGGGCGAGAAGCTGTCGGCCCAGCTGGGCCTGCGGCTTGAGCAGGCGGACATCGAGATCAAGGATCTGACCGGCGGCGCCTCGGCGTCCCAAAACTATTTCCGCGCCTATCCGACCGCCCACGTCCAGTATCAGCTGACGCCCGAACAGACCCTTCGCGCCAGCTATTCGCGCCGCATCCAGCGGCCCCAGCCCAGCCAGCTGAACCCGTTCGTCGTCTATCAGGACCCGCTGAACGTCCGCTCGGGCAATCCGGATCTGGAGCCGCAGGAGACCGACAGCTTCGAGGCCATGTGGCAGATGCGAAAGGGCCAGAGCTTCTATCAGGCCACCGCCTATCTGCGGAACACCGACAAGGCCTTCACCGACGTGGCGTCCGATATCGGCGGCGGCGTCTTCCTGACCCGTCCGGAAAACCTGGGCTCGCGTCGCGACCTGGGCGTGGAGGCGACGGCGAACGGGCGCCTGCATCCGACCCTGCGCTATAGCGCCAGCGTCAACGTCTTCCGTCAGGAGATCGACTCGGGCGCTGTCGTCGGCGGCGGCGACCGCGAGGCGACCCTGGCCAGCGGCCGTCTCAGCCTGAACTGGCAGCCGACCGCCAAGGACTTCGTCCAGCTCTCCAGCTTCTGGCAGGGCGACAGCCTGTTGGCGCAGGGCCGGCGCGAAGCGGGCGGCATGGTCAATCTGGGCTATCGCCGGAAGCTGAGCGAGCAGCTGTCGTTCAACTTCACCGCGCGCGATCTGTTCAATACCTTCAACACCACGACCATCTACGAGACGCCGCAGTTCCGCGAACGCTCGGAGCAGGACATCAAGCTGCGGGCTTTCTACATCGGCCTGACCTGGAACTTCGGCGGTCCGCGCCGCCAGCCGGAACAGTTCGACTTCTCGACCGGCCCGACCGGGGGCTGAAAACTCCGGTCCTCGACCCCTTGTGTGCCT
This genomic interval carries:
- a CDS encoding TonB-dependent receptor domain-containing protein yields the protein MTSSKLVLMLGAAAVALPGAALAQNQTPSQTPPPATTSQPAAQTPATTAQTPAPRTQTAEPAQQQQPASVGDVVVNARANDVRTSIDSVSYSLANDLQATTGSLADALRNVPSVDVDPEGNVSLRGDANVTILVDGRPSGILTGPGRGQALIQLPASQYARIEVMTNPSAAYSPEGSGGVINLITKPTAPKPGTQTTGSLRVNVGDNGRWNAGLSGSYQKDRLTLSGDASYRSDPTELTFNRVREQLDPVTGAVVSTTTVEQPVESEQNGAFARFTAEYKLDDKTQLTGELRGVAFDGTGSGDGLYETRNAAGAVTSAYRRVGDSDFNFNNWGATARVLRRFDGDGHEWSNELRYDSNANDTTSQTLTTFLTPAGAALYERTNTEVDQVTWGFTSAYTRPMSDGGKLRLGYELNAQRPEQDAEFLRGPSQAALAPVPALNNRFEATQTVHALYTTYERPLGEKLSAQLGLRLEQADIEIKDLTGGASASQNYFRAYPTAHVQYQLTPEQTLRASYSRRIQRPQPSQLNPFVVYQDPLNVRSGNPDLEPQETDSFEAMWQMRKGQSFYQATAYLRNTDKAFTDVASDIGGGVFLTRPENLGSRRDLGVEATANGRLHPTLRYSASVNVFRQEIDSGAVVGGGDREATLASGRLSLNWQPTAKDFVQLSSFWQGDSLLAQGRREAGGMVNLGYRRKLSEQLSFNFTARDLFNTFNTTTIYETPQFRERSEQDIKLRAFYIGLTWNFGGPRRQPEQFDFSTGPTGG
- a CDS encoding BCCT family transporter is translated as MLTTKMNPRVFWGASAIIALLLLVAIVAPGESDRLFQSVQAWVIDTFGWLYIASVAAFVGLVLVLAIGPTGALKLGPDDAEPDFPYLSWLAMLFAAGMGIGLMYFGVAEPIQHYINPPEGAGRTFDAARQAMGITFFHYGAHAWSIYALVGLSLAFFAHRKGLPLTLRSGLSPLLGRRVNGPIGDAVDIFAIWGTAFGIATSLGFGVSQMNSGLTYLLGVPNTAWVQVGLIVVVMAAATASVMSGVGKGVRRLSELNLILAVLLMLFVLVVGPTGFLFKALVQNFGFYLSHFVERTFTLYAYEPRAWMADWTLFYWAWWIAWSPFVGMFIARISRGRTVREFLLNVLLAPAGFTFLWMTVFGNTAISLDMGQAAGAISKAVSADLSTALFYFLELLPGAAFTSGLAILLVAVFFVTSADSGALVIDTIASGGADDTPRWQRIYWCLLLGLIAATLLLAGGLGALQAATLAAALPFVLIMILLSIGLVRQMNADLAGRSLETEGAPLAQQLKRILAPASRSDINDEIERHGLPALETVHAAMEAEAAKSEIGRDDGDAWLTVKQGERTFIYRLGARSRPRPAVTQRETPEGRRLLEWRLTAQTGQGERPHDITGFTRDQIVADVLEKLQRWRLA